In the genome of Ananas comosus cultivar F153 linkage group 11, ASM154086v1, whole genome shotgun sequence, one region contains:
- the LOC109717423 gene encoding uncharacterized protein LOC109717423: MEEGAESVLDAIYEESALGDEDETLGPHGAMQDDVEMVDAETLDGDGDAVSPERSAAPPGAGGGDGVAEGGDQSGGQKREGKKKKKKKRSRNKKRKGGSSSSSIMDINRFVIDTCRRLKERKSYLVWNAVGCLGVSVVSDLVREVESIQSCGGQMTADGKRLRNGGGILWNILKAREPKAYKEIMVKGREFEKQLRQPKYKQKSNKNEDTSSQSTIVPDEDAEIPYDSKRISNAQEGLPSDGKMERKSVLERIRLPVSYDDLFEEGEIQE, from the exons ATGGAGGAGGGAGCGGAGAGCGTTTTGGACGCCATATACGAAGAGTCGGCGCTCGGCGACGAAGACGAAACCCTAGGACCCCACGGTGCCATGCAAGATGACGTCGAGATGGTCGACGCCGAAACCCtagacggcgacggcgacgcggTCTCGCCGGAGCGGAGCGCCGCCCCTCCCGGCGCTGGAGGCGGCGATGGGGTGGCGGAGGGCGGGGATCAAAGCGGGGGCCAGAAGAGggagggaaagaagaagaagaagaagaagaggagcagGAATAAGAAGAGGAAGGGAGGGTCTTCTTCGAGTAGTATCATGGATATCAATAG ATTTGTTATCGACACTTGCAGACGTTTAAAGGAGAGGAAATCGTACTTGGTTTGGAACGCTGTAGGTTGTCTTGGAGTTTCTGTGGTCAGTGATCTTGTCAGAGAG GTTGAATCTATTCAGAGCTGCGGAGGACAGATGACTGCTGATGGAAAGCGTCTACGCAACGGCGGTGGAATTCTCTGGAATATTCTGAAAGCACGCGAGCCAAAGGCATACAAAGAAATCATGGTGAAGGGGAGGGAATTTGAG AAGCAGCTTAGGCaaccaaaatataaacaaaaatcaaacaagAACGAGGATACGAGCTCTCAGAGTACTATTGTGCCTGATGAGGATGCAGAAATTCCATACGATTCCAAGCGGATCAGTAATGCTCAGGAAGGGCTTCCATCTGATGGAAAGATGGAGCGTAAATCAGTTTTGGAGAGAATTCGCTTGCCGGTTTCCTATGATGACTTATTTGAAGAGGGCGAGATTCAAGAATGA
- the LOC109717422 gene encoding anoctamin-like protein Os01g0706700 produces the protein MNGGGEETGFEVAIVVPKRSERERDESSGDCVEFLVRELEKAGLIVERFRGVPAEFIKVAAPLETLGRAAADLQMKKLTYIGMELQFDWDQVAAFVRQPDGSLFSWCERFNCFRYLIYGIVNRTNTELTLKFDDKEFLYERNESLLGKMEAVGIVKQVFPLHDEVRRKQLLGNWALNWLDFTWQPIDEIYSYFGTKIATYFAFLGMYTRWLFFPAVFGLAMQIIDFGPLQLLVLPAFFVFVISWAVFFFQFWKRKNSALLARWGINYSLSEYKAIDTQMSSLTQKTDWEKKCDTNRLVEKTRLQRDEWLDLLLRFRNNAIVILAIICLQLPFELAYAHLYEITETEVLRYLLTAVYLFAINYYTRIGGKVSAILIKCENNQGEESSAASLVYKVFGLYFVQSYIGLFYHALLHRNISTLRQVLIQRLIVSQVLENLIENSIPYLKYSYKKYKAVHKKKHEKGLTPEKSVRLFTRVEKEFLKPSYTASIGDELEDGLFDDFLELALQFGMIMMFACAFPLIFCFATLNNITEIRADALKLLVMLRRPVPRAAATIGAWLNIFQFLVVMAICTNCLLLVYLYDQEGKWKIEPGLASILIMEHVLLLIKFGFSHFVPEEPAWVRAHRVRNVAQARDACSKQLLRSISTLDRKWD, from the exons ATGAATGGGGGAGGCGAGGAGACGGGGTTCGAGGTGGCGATCGTTGTCCCGAAGAGGagcgagagggagagggatgagAGCTCCGGTGATTGTGTGGAGTTCCTTGTTCGCGAATTGGAGAAAGCCGGGTTGATCGTGGAAAGATTTCGTGGTGTTCCAGCCGAGTTCATTAAG GTGGCAGCACCACTTGAAACTTTGGGAAGAGCTGCTGCTGATTTGCAAATGAAGAAATTGACCTACATTG GGATGGAATTACAGTTTGACTGGGATCAGGTTGCAGCATTCGTCAGACAGCCAGATGGATCTTTGTTTAGCTGGTGTGAGCGGTTTAACTGTTTTCGCTATTTGATTTATGGGATT GTGAACAGGACAAACACTGAGTTAACATTGAAATTTGATGATAAAGAGTTCCTTTATGAGAGAAATGAGTCATTACTAGGAAAGATGGAAGCTGTAGGAATTGTCAAACAAGTCTTCCCTTTGCATG ATGAAGTTAGGAGGAAACAACTTTTGGGGAATTGGGCTCTTAACTGGTTGGACTTCACATGGCAGCCAATAGATGAAATTTACTCATACTTCGGGACCAAG ATTGCAACATATTTTGCTTTCCTTGGTATGTACACACGCTGGCTGTTTTTCCCTGCTGTATTTGGACTTGCTATGCAGATTATTGATTTTGG ACCATTGCAGTTATTGGTTCTTCCTGCTTTCTTCGTTTTTGTTATTTCATGGGCTGTGTTTTTCTTCCAATTTTGGAAGCGAAAGAATTCAGCACTTCTAGCCAG ATGGGGTATCAATTATTCACTATCTGAATATAAGGCTATTGACACTCAAATGAGCTCTTTAACTCAAAAGACGGATTGGGAAAAGAAATGTGACACTAATAGGCTGGTAGAGAAGACAAGATTGCAAAGAGATGAGTGGCTTGACCTTCTTCTGAGATTTAGAAACAATGCCATCGTTATCTTGGCTATAATTTGTCTCCAGCTGCCATTTGAATTGGCGTATGCTCATTTATATGAGATTACAGAAACTGAGGTGTTGAG GTATTTGCTCACAGCAGTTTATCTTTTTGCAATTAATTATTACACGAGAATTGGTGGCAAAGTGTCTGCCATTCTCATCAAATGTGAAAACAACCAAGGCGAGGAATCTAGTGCTGCAAGTTTGGTCTATAAG GTATTTGGCCTTTATTTTGTGCAATCATATATTGGGTTGTTCTATCATGCCCTATTGCACCGTAACATTTCAACTCTTCGTCAAGTCCTGATCCAGCGTCTAATTGTTTCTCAG GTACTGGAAAATCTGATAGAGAATTCCATCCCCTATCTCAAGTACAGCTATAAAAAATACAAAGCTGTTCA CAAGAAAAAGCATGAAAAAGGGTTGACACCGGAAAAGTCAGTTCGCTTGTTTACTAGGGTGGAGAAAGAGTTTCTGAAACCTTCTTATACTGCAAGTATCGGAGATGAGCTTGAAGATGGCTTATTTGATG ATTTTCTCGAGTTGGCTCTTCAGTTTGGGATGATTATGATGTTCGCTTGCGCATTTCCTCTCATATTTTGCTTCGCTACTCTG AACAATATCACAGAGATAAGAGCAGATGCACTTAAGCTGCTTGTAATGTTGCGGAGGCCTGTTCCTCGTGCCGCTGCGACAATTGGAGCTTGGTTGAACATATTTCAG TTCCTAGTAGTAATGGCAATCTGCACCAACTGCTTACTGCTCGTTTACTTGTATGATCAAGAGGGTAAATGGAAAATTGAGCCCGGTCTCGCGTCCATCCTTATAATGGAGCATGTTCTCCTACTCATCAAATTTGGGTTCTCCCACTTTGTTCCTGAG GAGCCTGCATGGGTGAGAGCGCATCGTGTGAGAAATGTGGCACAGGCTCGAGACGCATGCTCCAAGCAACTCTTGAGGAGCATTTCCACTTTGGACAGGAAATGGGACTGA
- the LOC109717421 gene encoding uncharacterized protein LOC109717421, with product MSVGEKMLAAGPDADSGGGKQARFDRCFSGLDFAMDAGPLKDLDPEKLKKEIKRWAKAVVAYARQLSFGPRERPDSQRGSSTD from the coding sequence ATGTCGGTCGGCGAGAAGATGCTGGCAGCAGGTCCGGACGCTGATAGCGGCGGTGGCAAGCAGGCGCGCTTCGACCGGTGCTTCTCAGGCCTGGATTTCGCCATGGACGCCGGCCCGCTGAAGGATTTGGACCCCGAGAAGctgaagaaggagatcaagaggtgGGCCAAGGCCGTCGTCGCCTACGCCCGCCAGCTTAGCTTCGGCCCGCGCGAGCGGCCCGACTCTCAGAGAGGATCGTCCACGGATTGA
- the LOC109717420 gene encoding 60S ribosomal protein L28-2-like, with amino-acid sequence MATVPGPLIWEIVKKNNAFLVKQFGNGNAMVQFSKEPNNLYNVNSYKHSGLANKKTVTIQPGGKDLSVVLSTTKTKKQNKPSSLYHKSVMKKEFSKMAKAVKNQVTDNYYRPDLTKAALARLSAVHRSLKVAKSGVKKRNRQAVKA; translated from the exons ATGGCTACCGTCCCCGGCCCTCTTATCTGGGAGATTGTGAAGAAGAACAACGCGTTCCTGGTGAAGCAATTCGGGAATGGCAATGCCATGGTGCAATTCAGTAAGGAGCCGAACAATCTCTATAACGTCAACTCCTACAAGCACTCCG GTTTGGCGAACAAGAAGACGGTGACGATCCAGCCGGGAGGGAAGGACCTCTCGGTGGTTCTTTCCACCACCAAGACTAAGAAGCAGAACAAACCCAGTAGCTTGTATCACAAGTCTGTCATGAAGAAGGAGTTCAGCAAGATGGCTAAGGCTGTGAAGAACCAG GTAACCGACAACTACTATAGACCTGATCTGACCAAAGCAGCTCTTGCTCGGCTTAGCGCCGTACACCGCAGCCTTAAGGTCGCCAAGTCTGGCGTGAAGAAGAGGAACAGGCAGGCTGTCAAAGCTTAA
- the LOC109717419 gene encoding RWD domain-containing protein 1 isoform X1, giving the protein MTDYAQEQEMEIEALQAILMDDIEEIDCSESGLSTKNRCFQVLLSPQDDDLDESAYVPVQLALIFSHTEKYPDEPPLLNVRSVRGIKSEDLMLLKENLEKEASENLGMAMIYTLVTSAKEWLSEKFGHDVPVEDTEETDTAKDDVIIPHGEPVTVESFIAWRERFEAELALERAKLMPESALTAPKEKKITGRQWFESGRHAAKGAAAVAEGSEEEEEEDIDFDDDFEDEEDMLEHYLAESSEKSTEGSRK; this is encoded by the exons ATGACGG ATTACGCGCAGGAGCAGGAGATGGAAATCGAAGCTTTACAAGCCATACTCATGGATGATATCGAAG AGATCGACTGCAGTGAGAGCGGGCTAAGCACGAAGAATCGGTGCTTCCAAGTTCTACTGTCTCCACAG GACGATGATCTGGATGAGTCTGCCTATGTTCCAG TTCAGTTGGCGCTGATATTTTCTCACACTGAAAAATATCCAGATGAACCTCCGCTGCTCAATGTTAGAAG CGTGCGTGGAATTAAATCTGAGGATCTAATGCTATTGAAAGAAAACCTTGAGAAAGAG GCATCAGAAAATCTCGGCATGGCAATGATCTATACACTTGTCACATCAGCTAAGGAGTGGTTAAGTGAGAAGTTCGGCCATGATGTTCCTGTTGAGGATACTGAGGAAACGGATACAGCCAAAGATGAT GTTATTATTCCTCATGGAGAACCGGTTACTGTAGAAAGTTTCATTGCTTGGAGAGAACGCTTTGAAGCTGAGTTAGCTCTAGAGCGAGCAAA GCTTATGCCAGAGTCTGCTCTTACAGCTCCTAAGGAGAAGAAGATTACTGGAAGACAATGGTTTGAAAGCGGAAGACATGCAGCG AAAGGTGCAGCTGCTGTTGCTGAGGGCtctgaggaggaagaagaggaagacatTGACTTTGATGACGACTTTGAAG ATGAAGAAGACATGCTTGAGCACTATCTTGCGGAGAGTTCTGAAAAATCAACTGAGGGATCCCGAAAGTGA
- the LOC109717419 gene encoding RWD domain-containing protein 1 isoform X2 — MIWMSLPMFQLALIFSHTEKYPDEPPLLNVRSVRGIKSEDLMLLKENLEKEASENLGMAMIYTLVTSAKEWLSEKFGHDVPVEDTEETDTAKDDVIIPHGEPVTVESFIAWRERFEAELALERAKLMPESALTAPKEKKITGRQWFESGRHAAKGAAAVAEGSEEEEEEDIDFDDDFEDEEDMLEHYLAESSEKSTEGSRK; from the exons ATGATCTGGATGAGTCTGCCTATGTTCCAG TTGGCGCTGATATTTTCTCACACTGAAAAATATCCAGATGAACCTCCGCTGCTCAATGTTAGAAG CGTGCGTGGAATTAAATCTGAGGATCTAATGCTATTGAAAGAAAACCTTGAGAAAGAG GCATCAGAAAATCTCGGCATGGCAATGATCTATACACTTGTCACATCAGCTAAGGAGTGGTTAAGTGAGAAGTTCGGCCATGATGTTCCTGTTGAGGATACTGAGGAAACGGATACAGCCAAAGATGAT GTTATTATTCCTCATGGAGAACCGGTTACTGTAGAAAGTTTCATTGCTTGGAGAGAACGCTTTGAAGCTGAGTTAGCTCTAGAGCGAGCAAA GCTTATGCCAGAGTCTGCTCTTACAGCTCCTAAGGAGAAGAAGATTACTGGAAGACAATGGTTTGAAAGCGGAAGACATGCAGCG AAAGGTGCAGCTGCTGTTGCTGAGGGCtctgaggaggaagaagaggaagacatTGACTTTGATGACGACTTTGAAG ATGAAGAAGACATGCTTGAGCACTATCTTGCGGAGAGTTCTGAAAAATCAACTGAGGGATCCCGAAAGTGA
- the LOC109717348 gene encoding NADP-specific glutamate dehydrogenase isoform X1: MLASGRGIEMNSTMDEISLLRQAQRHHLVVRGIGEEIDLEIGPGDDDPSFSSTTLVGVPTQESVAPSQQEDHKHLLLAAQTPNDDPQEPVKLLQTKKKKKVVKKWREEWADTYKWAYVDVHENTSRIFCSICKEYGRKHKRNPYGNEGSRNMQMSALEEHNNSLLHKEALRLQLASKDKTQPVVERPVYMKALMSKTAGSILESVLKRDPHEVEYVQSVQEVIHSLEPVLLKNSQYIQILERFLEPERAIVFRVPWIDDKGETHVNRGFRVQFSQVLGPCRGGLRFHPSMNLSVAKFLGFEQTLKNALSPYKLGGGGGGSDFDPKGKSESEIMRFCQSFMDELYRYLGPDQDLPAEDMGVGPREMGYLFGQYRRLVGHFQGSFTGPKIFWSGSSLRTEATGYGLVFFARLILAEMNKELKGLRCVVSGSGKIAMHVLEKLLSCGAIPVTISDSKGYLFDEDGFDYVKFSLLRDIKVQQRSLSDYTKSYPRAKYVAEAKPWNERCDIAFPCACQNEIDQSEALAIVSSGCRVLIEGSNMPCTLQAIDVLRKAKVLVAPAKAASAGGVAVGELELNQEYNLMQWSAEDFETKLQDTMKQTYERSLKAASDYGILKENPEALVHGGNICAFLNLAQAMTDQGCV, encoded by the exons ATGTTGGCGTCGGGGAGGGGAATCGAGATGAACTCCACGATGGACGAGATCAGTCTCCTCCGCCAAGCCCAGCGCCATCATCTTGTGGTGAGGGGAATTGGGGAAGAGATCGATTTAGAAATAGGCCCGGGCGATGACGACCCTTCATTCTCTAGCACAACCCTAGTTGGTGTACCTACACAAGAATCCGTCGCTCCCTCGCAACAAGAAGACCACAAGCACCTTCTTTTAGCCGCGCAAACACCTAATGACGATCCGCAAGAGCCGGTGAAACTGCTgcagactaagaagaagaagaaggtggtgAAGAAGTGGAGGGAGGAGTGGGCGGACACGTATAAGTGGGCTTATGTTGACGTGCATGAGAATACGAGTAGGATATTTTGCTCCATTTGTAAAGAGTATGGGAGGAAGCATAAGCGAAATCCTTACGGGAATGAGGGAAGTAGAAATATGCAGATGAGCGCTCTAGAAGAACATAATAACAGTTTGCTCCACAAGGAAGCTCTTCGACTTCAGTTGGCATCCAAGGACAAAACTCAGCCCGTTGTTGAGCGACCTGTCTATATGAAAG CATTAATGTCCAAAACTGCTGGTTCGATTCTTGAATCTGTTTTGAAGAGGGATCCTCATGAAGTTGAATATGTACAGTCTGTGCAAGAAGTGATTCATTCTTTAGAACCTGTATTGCTGAAGAACTCTCA GTACATTCAGATCTTAGAGCGTTTTTTAGAACCTGAGCGAGCTATTGTCTTTAGAGTGCCATGGATTGATGATAAGGGAGAAACACATGTAAACAGAGGATTCCGCGTGCAATTTAGCCAAGTGTTGGGTCCATGCAGGGGTGGCCTTCGCTTCCATCCATCGATGAACTTAAGTGTTGCCAAGTTTCTTGGTTTTGAGCAG ACATTGAAAAATGCTCTATCACCCTATAAGCTCGGAGGTGGTGGGGGAGGAAGCGATTTCGATCCAAAGGGAAAGAGTGAGAGCGAG ATCATGCGATTTTGTCAAAGCTTCATGGACGAGCTGTATAGGTATCTGGGACCTGATCAG GATCTCCCTGCCGAAGATATGGGTGTCGGTCCTAGGGAAATGGGTTACCTTTTTGGGCAGTATAGGCGTCTTGTTGGTCATTTCCAG GGAAGTTTTACAGGACCAAAAATCTTCTGGTCAGGATCTAGCCTTAGGACTGAAGCTACAGGATATGGACTG GTCTTTTTTGCACGCCTTATACTTGCTGAGATGAACAAGGAACTCAAAGGACTGAG ATGTGTCGTGAGTGGTTCTGGGAAGATAGCAATGCATGTCTTGGAGAAGCTCCTTTCCTGCGGTGCCATCCCTGTAACTATATCAG ATTCCAAGGGTTATTTATTTGATGAAGATGGGTTTGATTATGTGAAATTCTCGCTTCTTAGGGACATAAAGGTCCAACAAAGGAGTTTGAG TGACTATACAAAATCATATCCACGGGCAAAGTATGTTGCAGAAGCAAAGCCTTGGAATGAGCGATGTGATATTGCTTTTCCTTGTGCATGCCAAAATGAGATTGACCAATCGGAAGCCCTTGCAATAGTCAGTTCTGGTTGCCGTGTGCTGATAGAAG GATCAAATATGCCCTGTACCCTTCAGGCGATTGATGTTCTGAGAAAAGCAAAAGTACTGGTTGCTCCTGCAAAGGCTGCGAGTGCTGGAGGG GTTGCAGTTGGAGAACTTGAACTCAATCAAGAGTACAATTTGATGCAGTGGTCAGCTGAAGATTTCGAGACAAAGTTACAG GACACGATGAAGCAGACATATGAGAGATCACTTAAAGCTGCTAGTGACTATGGCATTTTGAAAGAAAATCCTGA AGCTCTGGTGCATGGAGGGAACATCTGTGCTTTCCTAAATCTTGCTCAGGCTATGACTGATCAAGGATGCGTGTGA
- the LOC109717348 gene encoding NADP-specific glutamate dehydrogenase isoform X2, translated as MLASGRGIEMNSTMDEISLLRQAQRHHLVVRGIGEEIDLEIGPGDDDPSFSSTTLVGVPTQESVAPSQQEDHKHLLLAAQTPNDDPQEPVKLLQTKKKKKVVKKWREEWADTYKWAYVDVHENTSRIFCSICKEYGRKHKRNPYGNEGSRNMQMSALEEHNNSLLHKEALRLQLASKDKTQPVVERPVYMKALMSKTAGSILESVLKRDPHEVEYVQSVQEVIHSLEPVLLKNSQYIQILERFLEPERAIVFRVPWIDDKGETHVNRGFRVQFSQVLGPCRGGLRFHPSMNLSVAKFLGFEQTLKNALSPYKLGGGGGGSDFDPKGKSESEIMRFCQSFMDELYRYLGPDQDLPAEDMGVGPREMGYLFGQYRRLVGHFQGSFTGPKIFWSGSSLRTEATGYGLVFFARLILAEMNKELKGLRCVVSGSGKIAMHVLEKLLSCGAIPVTISDSKGYLFDEDGFDYVKFSLLRDIKVQQRSLSPFFMLI; from the exons ATGTTGGCGTCGGGGAGGGGAATCGAGATGAACTCCACGATGGACGAGATCAGTCTCCTCCGCCAAGCCCAGCGCCATCATCTTGTGGTGAGGGGAATTGGGGAAGAGATCGATTTAGAAATAGGCCCGGGCGATGACGACCCTTCATTCTCTAGCACAACCCTAGTTGGTGTACCTACACAAGAATCCGTCGCTCCCTCGCAACAAGAAGACCACAAGCACCTTCTTTTAGCCGCGCAAACACCTAATGACGATCCGCAAGAGCCGGTGAAACTGCTgcagactaagaagaagaagaaggtggtgAAGAAGTGGAGGGAGGAGTGGGCGGACACGTATAAGTGGGCTTATGTTGACGTGCATGAGAATACGAGTAGGATATTTTGCTCCATTTGTAAAGAGTATGGGAGGAAGCATAAGCGAAATCCTTACGGGAATGAGGGAAGTAGAAATATGCAGATGAGCGCTCTAGAAGAACATAATAACAGTTTGCTCCACAAGGAAGCTCTTCGACTTCAGTTGGCATCCAAGGACAAAACTCAGCCCGTTGTTGAGCGACCTGTCTATATGAAAG CATTAATGTCCAAAACTGCTGGTTCGATTCTTGAATCTGTTTTGAAGAGGGATCCTCATGAAGTTGAATATGTACAGTCTGTGCAAGAAGTGATTCATTCTTTAGAACCTGTATTGCTGAAGAACTCTCA GTACATTCAGATCTTAGAGCGTTTTTTAGAACCTGAGCGAGCTATTGTCTTTAGAGTGCCATGGATTGATGATAAGGGAGAAACACATGTAAACAGAGGATTCCGCGTGCAATTTAGCCAAGTGTTGGGTCCATGCAGGGGTGGCCTTCGCTTCCATCCATCGATGAACTTAAGTGTTGCCAAGTTTCTTGGTTTTGAGCAG ACATTGAAAAATGCTCTATCACCCTATAAGCTCGGAGGTGGTGGGGGAGGAAGCGATTTCGATCCAAAGGGAAAGAGTGAGAGCGAG ATCATGCGATTTTGTCAAAGCTTCATGGACGAGCTGTATAGGTATCTGGGACCTGATCAG GATCTCCCTGCCGAAGATATGGGTGTCGGTCCTAGGGAAATGGGTTACCTTTTTGGGCAGTATAGGCGTCTTGTTGGTCATTTCCAG GGAAGTTTTACAGGACCAAAAATCTTCTGGTCAGGATCTAGCCTTAGGACTGAAGCTACAGGATATGGACTG GTCTTTTTTGCACGCCTTATACTTGCTGAGATGAACAAGGAACTCAAAGGACTGAG ATGTGTCGTGAGTGGTTCTGGGAAGATAGCAATGCATGTCTTGGAGAAGCTCCTTTCCTGCGGTGCCATCCCTGTAACTATATCAG ATTCCAAGGGTTATTTATTTGATGAAGATGGGTTTGATTATGTGAAATTCTCGCTTCTTAGGGACATAAAGGTCCAACAAAGGAGTTTGAG TCCTTTTTTCATGTTAATTTAA